A single window of Flavobacterium sp. 140616W15 DNA harbors:
- a CDS encoding thioredoxin family protein, whose translation MKKIFITLLLVLGSFAVQAQELKWYTDVKEAIAVSNKEKKPMLLFFTGSDWCGWCIRLQSEVLKTSEFNKWAKDNVVLVELDFPRRTAQTPELKAQNNELQQVFGIQGFPTVYFTKAESKDGKVNFQGLGTTGYVAGGPSAWLAVANGIVNPVKK comes from the coding sequence ATGAAAAAGATATTTATTACATTGTTATTAGTATTAGGTTCCTTTGCGGTTCAAGCACAAGAACTTAAGTGGTACACTGATGTAAAAGAGGCTATAGCAGTAAGTAATAAGGAGAAAAAACCTATGTTATTGTTTTTCACTGGAAGTGATTGGTGCGGATGGTGTATTCGTTTGCAAAGCGAAGTTTTAAAAACGTCTGAGTTTAATAAATGGGCTAAAGATAATGTTGTTTTAGTTGAACTTGATTTTCCTAGAAGAACAGCACAAACTCCAGAGTTAAAAGCCCAAAACAATGAATTACAGCAGGTTTTTGGAATTCAAGGCTTTCCAACTGTTTACTTTACTAAAGCAGAAAGTAAAGACGGAAAAGTTAATTTTCAAGGATTGGGGACTACAGGTTATGTAGCTGGTGGTCCTTCTGCATGGCTTGCAGTTGCAAATGGAATCGTTAATCCGGTTAAAAAGTAA
- a CDS encoding thioredoxin family protein gives MIKKILTLAFFLGFFTVQSQNLVWKTTIAEGIETSNKVKKPMLILFTAENYSHNLENEIMKTLDFALWSRDNVVLVKLDLSDKNASDSDKEQNIKLKNAFGVQEFPEVCFANAVIRKSKTTFGSLGKMTYTSGGVKAWITEANSLLRPSDF, from the coding sequence ATGATAAAAAAAATACTTACGCTTGCATTCTTCTTAGGATTTTTTACTGTGCAATCACAAAACCTAGTTTGGAAAACTACTATTGCTGAAGGTATTGAAACTAGTAATAAAGTAAAGAAACCGATGTTGATTTTGTTTACAGCAGAAAATTATTCCCATAATTTAGAGAATGAAATAATGAAAACTTTAGATTTTGCGCTATGGTCAAGAGATAATGTTGTTTTAGTAAAATTAGATTTATCCGACAAGAATGCTTCTGATAGTGATAAAGAGCAAAATATTAAATTGAAGAATGCTTTTGGTGTCCAAGAATTTCCAGAAGTATGTTTTGCTAATGCCGTTATTAGAAAAAGTAAAACTACATTTGGATCATTGGGTAAGATGACTTACACATCAGGTGGAGTTAAGGCTTGGATTACAGAGGCAAATTCACTTTTACGTCCAAGTGATTTTTAA